Within Kutzneria chonburiensis, the genomic segment GGATGCCCGGCTGTCCACGCCCGTTCGCCGGCCTCGCCGCCGGCCCCGACGGCACGTTGCACCTGTCGGCCAACGCCACCGGCACCGTGCTGCGCCTATAGATGAGCCTCAAAGGCCGTCGCCTTCACGACGTCCCCGCATTCGATGACGTCGCTGCCGTCCTCGAGCGTCATCGTGATTCCGCCGGTGGGCACGCCCAGCAGCACCACCCGTCCCTCGGTCGGTTCCTGGCCCGGCTGGCACTGGGTGAACGTCAGCGTCACCACCGCACCGTCGCCCGGCGCGAGAACCACCAGGTCCGATGGCCCGTCCTGGACCACCTTCAGCTGCTTGCGCGGCCAGTCGCCGGTGGCCGGCGGCAGGCCAGTGATCGCCACGGTCGGATAGCCCTTGATGGTGCACGCCGAGGTGCCGGTGTTCTTCACCGCCGTCGTGACGCTGAACGTGCTGGCAGCGGTGGTCTTCGCACCCGTCCCGGCCGTCATGACCTGCGGGTTGCAGGGCGCCCCCGGCGGCGTCTTGATCGGCTGCACCGGCTTGGTCGGCAGCGTGCTCCCCGGCACCGGACTGGCCGACTGGCTGGCCGATGACGTGCGCGTGTGCACCGGCGCCGCGGCCGGCGGGGTGGCGGAGCAGGCCGCCAGCGCGAGGCCGGCGACCGGCAGCAGTGCCAGGCGTGTGATGCGCAAGATGTCCCCCTGTCGTCGCGATGGTCGTCCCATCGACGGACAGCAGGGGGACACCGTTGCGTTCCGGACTCAAGTCCGCCCCTTGGGGCAGCCGGACCGCGGGTTCAGCAGGTGTCCGTCTGGCTGCGCGGTCCACTGCTGCACGGCGACCCGCCCACGCCGGTGATCGCCCCGCCGCCGCGCGGGATGATCGAGACCGCGCCGCGGTTGAGCGAGTCGTGATAGCCGGCCTTGACCGAATTGGTGGAGTTGTAACCCGGATTGGTCAGATAGTCGAGCCACACGTTCCAGTAGACCCACCGGGGCTGGGCCGACAGCTGCGCCGGCTGGGGCACGCTGCCGACCTCGGCCAGCGCCATCGGCTTGCTCCCGGCCACGTGCTGCATGGCCTGGTACCAGTCGCCGGACGGGAACTTGTTCACCCAGACGTCCAGCCCGACGACGTCGACATAGCGGTCGCCGGGGTAGTAGCTCGACGCCGCTGCCGCCCCGCCGGCGACGTCCTTGAGCGCCCAGACCCAGACGATGTTGTCCAGGCCCTTGGCCGTCAGGTAGTCGTGGGTGATCTGGAACAGCCGGGCGCTGCCGTTGGGGCCGGGTCGGCCGCCCCACCAGGCCCAGCCTTCGTTCATCTCGTGCAGGGGCCGGAACAGCACCGGCATGCCGGCGCCGCGCAGCTGCTGGAAGTACGGCACGAACTGGTCGAGCTTGCGCTTGTAGGCGGCGTTCAGGCCGCTGCCGTCGGTGATCAGCTGCTGCCATTCGGCGTTGGACAGGTGGCTGCCCTTGACCGGGTTGGACCCGCCCTCGAAGCCGCACGTGGCGACGTCCGGCCGGCAGGCGTGCATCATGAGCCCGGGCAGGGCGCCGGCCGCCCACTCGGCCTTGGCCTCGTTGATCACGGTCGGTCGGTTGTCGATGTCGTTCTGGCTGAAGCCGAAGTCCCCGTTCCAGATGCCCGGGTAGCGGCCGGTGATGTCGTGGACCTTGCGCACCCACTGGCTGGGGTCGCTGTTGGCGCCGCCCTGCTGGCCGGACAGCACGTGGTTGCCGGTCAGGCCCTTCAGGTACGCGATCTCGTCGGCCGCGGTGACACCAGGCGGTCCGGGTGGTGCGGCGGCGGCCGGGCCGCCGATGACGACCGTCAGCAGGGCGGCCGCCAGTGCTGCTCTCACGGGCAGGGGCATGAGAGTTGTCCTTTCCTGGTCAGGAACTCGGGACGGTGAACTGGCCCTGGCTGAGCACGCGCGGGGAGTTGAAGGTCGCCCGCAGGCCGGCCGGGCTGTTGGCCGAGGTCAGGTAGTCGGACCAGATCATGAACCAGGTCCAGCGCGGCTGGGCGGCCAGCTGCGACGG encodes:
- a CDS encoding DUF4232 domain-containing protein, with the protein product MRITRLALLPVAGLALAACSATPPAAAPVHTRTSSASQSASPVPGSTLPTKPVQPIKTPPGAPCNPQVMTAGTGAKTTAASTFSVTTAVKNTGTSACTIKGYPTVAITGLPPATGDWPRKQLKVVQDGPSDLVVLAPGDGAVVTLTFTQCQPGQEPTEGRVVLLGVPTGGITMTLEDGSDVIECGDVVKATAFEAHL
- a CDS encoding glycoside hydrolase family 26 protein, encoding MPLPVRAALAAALLTVVIGGPAAAAPPGPPGVTAADEIAYLKGLTGNHVLSGQQGGANSDPSQWVRKVHDITGRYPGIWNGDFGFSQNDIDNRPTVINEAKAEWAAGALPGLMMHACRPDVATCGFEGGSNPVKGSHLSNAEWQQLITDGSGLNAAYKRKLDQFVPYFQQLRGAGMPVLFRPLHEMNEGWAWWGGRPGPNGSARLFQITHDYLTAKGLDNIVWVWALKDVAGGAAAASSYYPGDRYVDVVGLDVWVNKFPSGDWYQAMQHVAGSKPMALAEVGSVPQPAQLSAQPRWVYWNVWLDYLTNPGYNSTNSVKAGYHDSLNRGAVSIIPRGGGAITGVGGSPCSSGPRSQTDTC